A genomic window from Motilibacter aurantiacus includes:
- a CDS encoding family 1 glycosylhydrolase, which yields MHTPAPGHPARPVAFLGAFETTLLPSYDTDVADLTGHATRWRDDVGVLLDAGVRTVRWSLRWHRLEPEPGVFDWAEADETLGHLHEVGIDPIVDLVHHTSYPGWLSDGFRDPGFGAAYLRYAEAVARRYPWLRSYTLFNEPFATLFLSGHEALWPPYDRGMEGFRRLLANVLPALCDASQCWADLLPEARHVWVDTAEHHAGAPRDAEYAALANDRRHVALDLVLQHDLDPERPFLRQLLADGGQRLLQLPRARVDVLGLDYYCHSEWWYDGAAHAPSPYPVGFRAIARQYWERYGLPLMLSETNIRGLPTDRASWLRYMLEQYEAAVAEGIPLEGFCWFPTVDSSDWDSLLARAGGRRDPVGVLSLGARGERVATSFTAAWAAAAAGTPAAELPAYRFQEPCSTQLSGLLPQLGHWPWQDPPPGDAVPSVPVPSVPVHTTPVSSEPVQPSIGSPAEEGAAMPVDQARPDLVVLSHLRWGWVWQRPQHLVSRFAGYRAAAGARTWFVEEPMSGDVTEPEIRSVQQGPVTQVWLVVPRRPGQPDFLGFDAEPAEGYGEMLAGWLEDQGVSAPVDVLLYSPMALDVAEALQPARLGYDVMDDLASFLNAPEGLRLRQRRALAEADVVFAGGRSLHAGVTPHRPDAHLFPSGVEAGHYEASRLLREPRERRVAGYVGVIDERIDLELLGRLAAELPDWTLRIVGPVTKIDPAALPQAENLEFPGMAAYDELPQVMAGFDVALMPFALNEATRAISPTKTLEYLAAGLPVVSTRVPDVVADYDGVVHLADDAAEFAAACRHVVEHSRADRDRRLRPIQERHEWDAIASAMYALFDADGARAGAVAQGALA from the coding sequence GTGCACACGCCTGCACCCGGCCACCCGGCCCGGCCCGTCGCCTTCCTCGGCGCCTTCGAGACCACCCTGCTGCCCTCCTACGACACCGACGTCGCCGACCTGACCGGCCACGCCACCCGCTGGCGCGACGACGTCGGCGTCCTGCTCGACGCGGGCGTACGCACCGTCCGCTGGTCGCTGCGGTGGCACCGGCTGGAGCCGGAGCCGGGGGTCTTCGACTGGGCCGAGGCCGACGAGACGCTCGGCCACCTGCACGAGGTCGGGATCGACCCGATCGTGGACCTCGTCCACCACACCAGCTACCCCGGGTGGCTCTCCGACGGTTTCCGCGACCCCGGCTTCGGCGCCGCGTACCTGCGCTACGCCGAGGCCGTCGCCCGGCGCTACCCCTGGCTGCGCTCGTACACGCTGTTCAACGAGCCGTTCGCCACGCTCTTCCTCAGCGGCCACGAGGCGCTCTGGCCGCCGTACGACCGGGGCATGGAGGGCTTCCGCCGCCTGCTGGCGAACGTGCTGCCCGCCCTGTGCGACGCGTCGCAGTGCTGGGCCGACCTGCTGCCGGAGGCCCGGCACGTGTGGGTCGACACCGCCGAGCACCACGCGGGCGCCCCGCGCGACGCGGAGTACGCGGCGCTGGCCAACGACCGGCGCCACGTGGCGCTCGACCTCGTCCTGCAGCACGACCTCGACCCGGAGCGCCCGTTCCTGCGCCAGCTGCTGGCCGACGGCGGGCAGCGCCTGCTGCAGCTGCCGCGGGCCCGGGTGGACGTGCTCGGGCTGGACTACTACTGCCACTCCGAGTGGTGGTACGACGGCGCGGCCCACGCCCCCTCGCCGTACCCCGTCGGCTTCCGCGCCATCGCCCGCCAGTACTGGGAGCGCTACGGCCTGCCGCTCATGCTGAGCGAGACCAACATCCGCGGCCTGCCCACCGACCGCGCCTCCTGGCTGCGGTACATGCTCGAGCAGTACGAGGCGGCCGTCGCCGAGGGCATCCCGCTCGAGGGGTTCTGCTGGTTCCCCACCGTGGACTCGAGCGACTGGGACTCGCTGCTCGCGCGGGCCGGCGGCCGCCGCGACCCCGTCGGCGTGCTGAGCCTGGGCGCCCGCGGCGAGCGCGTGGCGACGTCCTTCACCGCGGCGTGGGCGGCGGCGGCGGCCGGCACGCCCGCGGCCGAGCTGCCGGCGTACCGGTTCCAGGAGCCCTGCTCGACCCAGCTGTCCGGGCTGCTGCCCCAGCTGGGGCACTGGCCCTGGCAGGACCCGCCGCCCGGCGACGCCGTGCCCTCCGTCCCCGTGCCCTCCGTCCCCGTGCACACGACCCCCGTGAGCAGCGAGCCCGTCCAACCGTCAATCGGCAGTCCTGCCGAGGAGGGGGCAGCCATGCCCGTCGACCAAGCCCGTCCCGACCTCGTCGTCCTGTCGCACCTGCGGTGGGGCTGGGTCTGGCAGCGGCCCCAGCACCTCGTGTCGCGCTTCGCGGGCTACCGCGCCGCCGCCGGCGCACGCACGTGGTTCGTCGAGGAGCCGATGTCCGGGGACGTCACCGAGCCGGAGATCCGCAGCGTCCAGCAGGGCCCGGTCACGCAGGTCTGGCTCGTCGTGCCGCGCCGGCCCGGCCAGCCGGACTTCCTCGGGTTCGACGCCGAGCCCGCCGAGGGGTACGGCGAGATGCTGGCCGGCTGGCTCGAGGACCAGGGCGTGAGCGCGCCGGTCGACGTCCTGCTCTACTCCCCGATGGCGCTCGACGTCGCCGAGGCGCTGCAGCCCGCGCGCCTGGGCTACGACGTCATGGACGACCTCGCGTCCTTCCTCAACGCCCCGGAGGGCCTGCGGCTGCGGCAGCGGCGCGCCCTGGCCGAGGCGGACGTGGTCTTCGCCGGGGGCCGCTCCCTGCACGCCGGCGTCACGCCGCACCGCCCCGATGCCCACCTGTTCCCCAGCGGCGTCGAGGCCGGCCACTACGAGGCGTCCCGGCTGCTGCGCGAGCCGCGCGAGCGCCGCGTCGCGGGCTACGTCGGCGTCATCGACGAGCGGATCGACCTCGAGCTGCTCGGCCGGCTGGCTGCCGAGCTGCCGGACTGGACGCTGCGCATCGTCGGGCCCGTGACGAAGATCGACCCCGCAGCCCTGCCGCAGGCGGAGAACCTGGAGTTCCCCGGCATGGCGGCGTACGACGAGCTGCCCCAGGTGATGGCCGGCTTCGACGTGGCGCTCATGCCCTTCGCGCTCAACGAGGCGACCCGGGCGATCAGCCCCACGAAGACGCTGGAGTACCTCGCCGCCGGGCTTCCCGTCGTCTCGACCCGCGTGCCCGACGTGGTCGCCGACTACGACGGAGTGGTGCACCTGGCCGACGACGCGGCGGAGTTCGCCGCCGCCTGCCGACACGTCGTCGAGCACTCGCGCGCGGACCGCGACCGCCGGCTGCGCCCGATCCAGGAGCGGCACGAGTGGGACGCGATCGCCTCGGCGATGTACGCCCTGTTCGACGCGGACGGCGCCCGCGCCGGCGCGGTGGCCCAAGGGGCACTGGCGTGA
- a CDS encoding hybrid sensor histidine kinase/response regulator, whose translation MQQSLSAPASAPGAGPVGPQADDPLLDAPVLGALASVAAGLVGVSAAELPDRVEAVLRLLLDASGAVVARVVLDDDIEGTERVAFELGGPQAGLAPALRLPLQAGAGRLGWLELAALPPAPPLEPRVALLAERAAGLLSRALAQRAEVVELEAAQAYLRSVLDEVTDVIVRIGPDGRVAFVNRAWTELTGISAGEMAERGALDSVHPEDWPAAAEHMRHAVLTREKTTKEVRFLAHDGSVRWMEVTGRAVIDPDGSHRGFTGMLHDVTERRASEAREKAAREEAERAREEAERASSAKTQFLSRMSHELRTPLTAILGFGQLLRRSPRLQSGDQDNVEHILRAGRHLLDLINDTLDISSVETEHRSLTSGPVDVRAVAAESLDLVRPSAAAHGIALSGPVCWDDGDPHVLADRQRLKQVLVNLLSNAVKYNHEGGSVRVECTRLSGGAGVPGSGPGVTRIRVVDTGIGIPEDRLHDIFVPFERAGMQHSEIEGTGVGLALVKSLAEAMGGRVAVQSTPGVGTAFTVDLPTAVAVPAVAQRPQATAPGPPSLPAAPVLAGRPTPDEPSDLGGDARTVLYIEDNPSNVTLVRRLLASRPEVRLLVAADGVAGLEMLRRVRPDLLLLDLHLPHLDGGSVLTQLRSDADPALRATPVVVVTADVTPEAERRVLAAGANAFVGKPLDLATFLRAVDEQLALVTTAA comes from the coding sequence ATGCAGCAGTCCCTGTCAGCGCCCGCGTCCGCGCCCGGGGCCGGTCCCGTCGGCCCGCAGGCCGATGACCCGCTGCTGGACGCGCCGGTGCTCGGCGCGCTGGCCTCCGTGGCCGCCGGGCTCGTCGGCGTGAGCGCCGCCGAGCTGCCGGACCGGGTCGAGGCCGTGCTACGCCTCCTGCTCGACGCATCCGGCGCCGTCGTGGCGCGGGTCGTGCTGGACGACGACATCGAGGGCACCGAACGGGTCGCCTTCGAGCTGGGCGGGCCGCAGGCCGGCCTGGCCCCCGCCCTCCGGCTGCCGCTGCAGGCCGGCGCGGGCCGTCTCGGCTGGCTCGAGCTCGCCGCCCTGCCCCCGGCGCCGCCACTGGAGCCGCGGGTGGCCCTGCTGGCCGAGCGCGCTGCGGGGCTGCTCTCCCGGGCCCTCGCGCAGCGGGCGGAGGTCGTCGAGCTCGAGGCGGCCCAGGCCTACCTGCGCTCGGTCCTCGACGAGGTCACCGACGTCATCGTGCGCATCGGGCCCGACGGCCGGGTGGCGTTCGTGAACCGGGCCTGGACCGAGCTGACCGGCATCTCCGCCGGCGAGATGGCCGAGCGCGGCGCCCTCGACAGCGTGCACCCGGAGGACTGGCCGGCCGCCGCCGAGCACATGCGCCACGCAGTGCTGACGCGGGAGAAGACCACCAAGGAGGTCCGCTTCCTCGCCCACGACGGCAGCGTCCGGTGGATGGAGGTGACCGGCCGCGCCGTGATCGACCCGGACGGGAGCCACCGTGGGTTCACCGGGATGCTGCACGACGTCACCGAGCGGCGCGCCTCGGAGGCTCGGGAGAAGGCGGCCCGCGAGGAGGCCGAGCGGGCGCGCGAGGAGGCCGAGCGGGCCAGCTCGGCGAAGACGCAGTTCCTCTCGCGCATGAGCCATGAGCTGCGCACGCCGCTCACCGCGATCCTCGGGTTCGGGCAGCTGCTGCGGCGCAGCCCCCGGCTGCAGTCCGGCGACCAGGACAACGTCGAGCACATCCTGCGTGCAGGCCGGCACCTGCTCGACCTGATCAACGACACGCTCGACATCTCCAGCGTGGAGACCGAGCACCGGTCCCTCACCTCCGGCCCCGTGGACGTGCGCGCCGTCGCGGCCGAGAGCCTTGACCTGGTACGCCCCTCCGCCGCGGCGCACGGCATCGCGCTGAGCGGGCCCGTCTGCTGGGACGACGGAGACCCCCACGTGCTCGCGGACAGGCAACGGCTCAAGCAGGTCCTCGTGAACCTGCTCTCCAACGCCGTGAAGTACAACCACGAGGGTGGTTCTGTCCGGGTCGAGTGCACCCGGCTGTCCGGCGGCGCCGGCGTGCCCGGGTCCGGGCCGGGCGTGACCCGGATCCGCGTCGTCGACACCGGGATCGGCATCCCCGAGGACCGGCTGCACGACATCTTCGTCCCGTTCGAGCGGGCGGGGATGCAGCACAGCGAGATCGAGGGCACCGGGGTCGGGCTGGCGCTCGTGAAGAGCCTGGCCGAGGCCATGGGCGGCCGGGTCGCCGTGCAGAGCACGCCGGGCGTCGGGACCGCGTTCACGGTCGACCTGCCGACCGCGGTGGCCGTGCCCGCCGTCGCGCAGCGGCCGCAGGCGACGGCCCCCGGGCCGCCGTCCCTGCCCGCTGCGCCCGTGCTCGCCGGGCGGCCCACGCCGGACGAGCCGTCCGACCTCGGCGGCGACGCCCGGACCGTCCTCTACATCGAGGACAACCCGTCCAACGTCACGCTGGTCCGCCGCCTGCTCGCATCCCGTCCGGAGGTGCGCCTGCTCGTGGCCGCCGACGGCGTCGCCGGGCTGGAGATGCTGAGGCGGGTGCGGCCGGACCTGCTGCTGCTCGACCTGCACCTGCCCCACCTGGACGGCGGGTCGGTCCTGACCCAGCTGCGCTCGGACGCCGACCCGGCCCTGCGGGCCACGCCCGTCGTCGTGGTCACCGCGGACGTGACGCCGGAGGCCGAGCGCCGGGTCCTCGCCGCCGGCGCGAACGCCTTCGTCGGCAAGCCGCTGGACCTCGCCACGTTCCTGCGCGCGGTGGACGAGCAGCTCGCCCTGGTGACGACAGCCGCCTAG
- a CDS encoding aminotransferase class I/II-fold pyridoxal phosphate-dependent enzyme, with translation MANAEQVLQAVDDVISDGARRGMLHAVAEDTELDGRVITVDGQRLVSFGSCSYLGLEVHPALKAGVVDAVARFGTQFSSSRAYVSPPRYAEAEEMLTTLFGRPTVITPSTTMGHIATMPTVIGPDDALVLDHQVHNSVQTAAKLAQAQGTSVDLIPHNDLRTLERRLQEYSRSRRRVWYAADGLYSMYADFAPMAELNELVERHESLWLYIDDAHSVSWTGRHGRGHALEHLSSAAAERTVVAASLNKSFAAAGGALTFPTEEMRRRVFTVGGPLIFSGPVQPPMLGAILASAALHMSPEIVERQERLLHLIRLFNRRAAEEGLPLVSPSEAPIRCIGAGSPEVAYNLTKRLRDAGYFADTATFPAVAAKRSGARVTITANHTDEDVAGLVEALATALPAALHEEGGSLDVLQRSFKKQLEGREVRLRPLQAAPAAPGALALEHHTSVDAVDKAEWDAMFDGRGAFTWDGLRMLESVFADKDEPAVEHRWAFNYWVVRDGATKRPVAATFFTTALWKDDMLSDEHVSAAVERLRADDRYYLTSRVVGMGSLLTEGDHLYLDRGADWRSALRLILEAARAEEDLVDATSVVVRDIADGDEELHEFMVAEGFLRIPVMATWERDIDFADDEEFLAGLPKKARYHQRTQVLAWEGRYDVRAYAGGSAEAALVSAAELDHLYSLYRNVHARNLELNVFPLPRRVLDAVLATPGWELTVLRLVDGPDAPVAFGVQHHGGDHVAPLFVGLDYGYVASHRAYQQTLWQAIRSGRRRGARRILFGMSADLQKSRFGATGQQRWAYVQASETYNLDVLTRIQESLPSSLPVAA, from the coding sequence ATGGCCAACGCCGAGCAGGTACTGCAGGCGGTCGACGACGTGATCAGCGACGGTGCCCGGCGCGGGATGCTGCATGCCGTGGCCGAGGACACCGAGCTCGACGGCCGCGTCATCACCGTGGACGGGCAACGGCTGGTGAGCTTCGGGTCCTGCAGCTACCTCGGGCTCGAGGTGCACCCGGCCCTCAAGGCCGGCGTGGTCGACGCCGTCGCGCGTTTCGGCACGCAGTTCTCCTCGTCGCGCGCGTACGTCTCGCCCCCGCGGTACGCCGAGGCGGAGGAGATGCTCACCACGCTCTTCGGCCGGCCCACCGTCATCACGCCCAGCACCACCATGGGCCACATCGCCACGATGCCCACGGTCATCGGCCCCGACGACGCGCTCGTCCTCGACCACCAGGTGCACAACAGTGTCCAGACCGCTGCGAAGCTCGCTCAGGCGCAGGGCACCTCGGTCGACCTGATCCCCCACAACGACCTGCGCACGCTCGAGCGACGTCTGCAGGAGTATTCCCGAAGCAGACGTCGGGTGTGGTACGCAGCCGACGGCCTCTACAGCATGTACGCGGACTTCGCGCCGATGGCGGAGCTCAACGAGCTCGTCGAGCGGCACGAGAGCCTCTGGCTCTACATCGACGACGCCCACTCGGTCTCGTGGACCGGGCGCCACGGCCGGGGCCACGCCCTCGAGCACCTCAGCAGCGCCGCCGCGGAGCGCACCGTCGTCGCTGCCTCGCTCAACAAGTCCTTCGCCGCCGCAGGTGGCGCGCTGACCTTCCCGACCGAGGAGATGCGGCGACGCGTCTTCACGGTCGGCGGCCCGCTGATCTTCTCGGGGCCGGTGCAGCCGCCCATGCTCGGCGCGATCCTCGCGTCGGCCGCGCTGCACATGAGCCCGGAGATCGTCGAGCGGCAGGAGCGCCTGCTCCACCTCATCCGCCTGTTCAACCGGCGGGCGGCAGAGGAGGGCCTGCCCCTCGTGAGCCCGAGCGAGGCGCCCATCCGCTGCATCGGCGCCGGCAGCCCGGAGGTGGCGTACAACCTCACCAAGCGCCTGCGCGACGCCGGCTACTTCGCCGACACCGCGACCTTTCCCGCGGTCGCGGCCAAGCGCTCCGGGGCGCGCGTCACGATCACGGCGAACCACACCGATGAGGACGTCGCCGGCCTGGTCGAGGCGCTCGCCACCGCGCTGCCGGCCGCGCTGCACGAGGAGGGCGGCTCGCTCGACGTCCTGCAGCGCTCGTTCAAGAAGCAGCTCGAGGGCCGGGAGGTACGCCTCCGGCCGCTGCAGGCCGCGCCGGCGGCTCCCGGAGCGCTCGCGCTCGAGCACCACACGAGCGTCGACGCGGTCGACAAGGCCGAGTGGGACGCCATGTTCGACGGGCGGGGCGCCTTCACCTGGGACGGCCTGCGGATGCTCGAGAGCGTCTTCGCCGACAAGGACGAGCCGGCCGTCGAGCACCGGTGGGCCTTCAACTACTGGGTCGTCCGCGACGGGGCCACGAAACGGCCGGTGGCGGCGACGTTCTTCACCACGGCGCTGTGGAAGGACGACATGCTCTCCGACGAGCACGTCTCGGCCGCCGTGGAGCGGCTGCGCGCCGACGACAGGTACTACCTCACCTCGCGGGTCGTCGGCATGGGCTCACTGCTGACCGAGGGCGACCACCTCTACCTCGACCGAGGGGCAGATTGGCGTAGCGCGCTTCGCCTGATCCTCGAGGCGGCGCGCGCGGAGGAGGACCTCGTCGACGCCACGTCCGTGGTGGTCCGTGACATCGCCGACGGCGACGAGGAGCTCCACGAGTTCATGGTGGCCGAGGGCTTCCTGCGCATCCCCGTCATGGCGACCTGGGAGCGCGACATCGACTTCGCCGACGACGAGGAGTTCCTCGCCGGCCTGCCGAAGAAGGCGCGCTACCACCAGCGCACGCAGGTCCTGGCCTGGGAGGGCAGGTACGACGTGCGCGCCTACGCCGGCGGCTCGGCCGAGGCGGCGCTGGTCAGCGCCGCAGAGCTCGACCACCTCTACTCGCTCTACCGCAACGTGCACGCCCGCAACCTCGAGCTCAACGTCTTCCCGCTCCCCCGTCGGGTGCTCGACGCCGTGCTCGCGACGCCGGGCTGGGAGCTGACCGTGCTGCGGCTCGTCGACGGCCCCGACGCGCCGGTCGCCTTCGGCGTCCAGCACCACGGCGGCGACCACGTCGCGCCGCTCTTCGTCGGGCTGGACTACGGCTACGTCGCCTCCCACCGGGCGTACCAGCAGACGCTCTGGCAGGCGATCCGCAGCGGGCGTCGCCGCGGAGCGCGCCGGATCCTCTTCGGGATGAGCGCGGACCTGCAGAAGTCGCGGTTCGGCGCGACCGGCCAGCAGCGGTGGGCGTACGTCCAGGCGAGCGAGACGTACAACCTCGACGTCCTCACCCGGATCCAGGAGAGCCTGCCCTCGAGCCTCCCGGTCGCCGCCTGA
- a CDS encoding NAD(P)H-hydrate dehydratase: MRTAYDVEAVRSAEAALAAGLPDGTLMDRAAAGIAAGCARLLGGAYGARVVLLVGSGDNGGDALHAGARLARRGARVDALALGGRQHPGGAAALRAAGGRLHGPGEGLDLLDDADLVLDGIVGIGGSGGLRPEAARAVARAEGSAALLVAVDVPSGVDAATGEAAGAAVHADVTLAPGALKPGLLVDPGATYAGLVEVVDIGLGPWLGAPAVEALDADDVAALLPVPGPDADKYSRGVVGVVAGSDEYPGAAVLCAGAAVRGGAGMVRYVGPGHATDRVLARWPEVVAGGGRVQARVIGPGIPELDAVLDQVARPEPVVLDAAAATAYARAGGPALLTPHAGELVRVLAAAGLEVGRGQVEARTLHFAREAARRTGCVVLLKGSTTVVAAPDGRARVNPTGTPWLATAGSGDVLAGLAGALLAGGLDAYDAGSVAAWVHGLAGRLAADGAPTSASAVLDALPGALRATLR; this comes from the coding sequence ATGAGGACGGCGTACGACGTCGAGGCGGTCCGCTCGGCCGAGGCCGCGCTGGCGGCCGGCCTGCCCGACGGCACGCTGATGGACCGGGCGGCCGCCGGCATCGCCGCGGGCTGCGCCCGGCTGCTGGGCGGGGCGTACGGCGCCCGGGTCGTGCTGCTCGTCGGCAGCGGCGACAACGGCGGGGACGCCCTGCACGCGGGCGCCCGGCTGGCGCGGCGCGGCGCCCGCGTCGACGCGCTGGCCCTCGGTGGGCGGCAGCACCCGGGCGGAGCCGCAGCACTGCGGGCGGCGGGAGGCCGCCTGCACGGGCCCGGCGAGGGGCTCGACCTTCTCGACGACGCGGACCTGGTGCTCGACGGCATCGTCGGGATCGGCGGCTCGGGCGGGCTGCGGCCGGAGGCGGCCCGTGCGGTCGCGCGCGCGGAGGGCTCGGCCGCGCTGCTCGTCGCCGTCGACGTGCCCAGCGGGGTGGACGCCGCCACGGGCGAGGCGGCGGGGGCGGCGGTCCACGCGGACGTCACGCTGGCCCCCGGCGCGCTCAAGCCCGGCCTGCTCGTCGACCCCGGGGCGACGTACGCCGGGCTCGTGGAGGTCGTGGACATCGGGCTCGGGCCCTGGCTCGGCGCCCCCGCCGTCGAGGCGCTGGACGCGGACGACGTGGCGGCCCTGCTGCCGGTCCCCGGCCCGGACGCGGACAAGTACTCTCGCGGTGTCGTCGGGGTCGTCGCGGGCAGCGACGAGTACCCCGGAGCGGCGGTCCTCTGTGCCGGGGCGGCCGTGCGCGGGGGCGCCGGCATGGTGCGCTACGTCGGGCCGGGGCACGCGACCGACCGCGTGCTCGCCCGCTGGCCGGAGGTCGTCGCCGGTGGCGGGCGCGTGCAGGCCCGCGTCATCGGCCCGGGCATCCCCGAGCTCGACGCGGTCCTGGACCAGGTCGCGCGCCCGGAGCCGGTCGTCCTGGACGCCGCCGCCGCCACTGCGTACGCCCGGGCGGGCGGCCCCGCCCTGCTGACCCCGCACGCGGGCGAGCTCGTGCGCGTGCTCGCCGCGGCCGGCCTCGAGGTGGGCCGCGGGCAGGTCGAGGCGCGCACGCTCCACTTCGCGCGCGAGGCGGCCCGGCGGACCGGGTGCGTGGTCCTGCTCAAGGGGTCGACGACGGTCGTGGCGGCCCCCGACGGCCGGGCCCGGGTCAACCCGACCGGCACGCCGTGGCTGGCGACGGCCGGGTCCGGCGACGTGCTGGCCGGGCTGGCCGGGGCCCTGCTCGCCGGCGGGCTCGACGCCTACGACGCGGGCTCCGTCGCGGCCTGGGTGCACGGGCTGGCCGGACGGCTCGCGGCCGACGGCGCCCCGACGAGCGCGTCCGCGGTGCTCGACGCGCTCCCCGGCGCGCTGCGCGCCACCCTGCGCTGA
- a CDS encoding holo-ACP synthase, with protein sequence MILGVGIDVVDVARFSATLERSPRLYERLFTPGERRLPPASLAARFAAKEAVAKALGAPRGLRWVDAEVVRDEAGRPHLRVGGTVAAEAARRGVISWHVSLSHDAGIASAVVIAEGAPDLGAGQDGT encoded by the coding sequence GTGATCCTCGGAGTCGGCATCGACGTGGTCGACGTCGCCCGTTTCTCGGCGACGCTCGAGCGCTCCCCGCGGTTGTACGAGCGGCTCTTCACGCCCGGGGAGCGCAGGCTGCCCCCCGCCAGCCTGGCCGCGCGGTTCGCGGCGAAGGAGGCGGTGGCCAAGGCGCTCGGTGCCCCGCGCGGGCTGCGCTGGGTCGACGCCGAGGTCGTCCGGGACGAGGCGGGCCGCCCGCACCTGCGGGTCGGCGGGACCGTCGCGGCCGAGGCCGCCCGGCGCGGCGTCATCTCCTGGCACGTGTCGCTCAGCCACGACGCGGGCATCGCGTCCGCCGTGGTCATCGCCGAAGGAGCCCCCGACCTCGGGGCGGGACAGGACGGCACATGA
- a CDS encoding GGDEF domain-containing protein: MRSRLLPLTRPLLAVALSCCVAAALLLPTSLAWPSIAPCALLAFAAHGGFSGPVHFGAGAAARQGAELPGAAALAYVPAASLLPGPAALLTLVTGMSAALLLQERSAWQRAAVTTAARAVSGAVGLLGVLGARDEPFAVRAGAAALAAVGSAAMTRGLLVRTRLGACGGPVLEPRRGTVPLAALAAAAGVGLAAAARASTAALWCAAVVVGALSVLVALRERQRRETERLHRALGFVVELSALRSAGDVRERLRHALTDVVEGARAYFTCEPPPPGEPALELPAAGERREWLLVHPPGPMAPAVADVAATMVDAARRSVEGMIERSRLHHAARHDGLTGLANRGQLDEVARRELARARREGGHLALLYLDLDGFKQVNDEYGHRAGDELLRQVADRMRAALREGDLPARIGGDEFCVLLTTSVRGPGDVEAAVQRLVEQVSSPYLVDGRVVTVGVSIGAAGPEDGAHDFEAMLRAADAKMYAVKRGADGRRRPPPRARAG; encoded by the coding sequence ATGCGGTCCCGGCTGCTGCCGCTCACCCGCCCATTGCTCGCGGTGGCGCTGTCCTGCTGCGTGGCCGCCGCCCTGCTGCTGCCCACGAGCCTGGCCTGGCCGAGCATCGCCCCCTGCGCGTTGCTCGCCTTCGCCGCCCACGGCGGCTTCTCCGGGCCGGTGCACTTCGGCGCGGGCGCCGCGGCCCGGCAGGGCGCCGAGCTGCCCGGCGCGGCCGCGCTCGCGTACGTCCCGGCCGCGTCCCTGCTGCCCGGGCCCGCCGCCCTGCTGACGCTCGTGACCGGCATGTCAGCGGCGCTGCTGCTGCAGGAGCGGAGCGCGTGGCAGCGGGCGGCGGTCACCACGGCGGCGCGGGCCGTCAGCGGCGCGGTGGGCCTGCTCGGCGTCCTCGGAGCCCGCGACGAGCCCTTCGCCGTACGCGCCGGCGCGGCCGCGCTCGCCGCGGTCGGCTCCGCCGCGATGACGCGGGGGCTGCTCGTCCGGACCCGCCTCGGGGCCTGCGGCGGCCCCGTGCTGGAGCCCCGGCGGGGGACCGTGCCGCTCGCCGCCCTCGCCGCCGCAGCAGGCGTCGGGCTGGCCGCCGCGGCGCGGGCCTCGACAGCGGCGCTGTGGTGCGCCGCGGTCGTGGTGGGCGCGCTGAGCGTGCTGGTGGCGCTGCGCGAGCGGCAGCGCCGGGAGACCGAGCGGCTGCACCGGGCCCTGGGCTTCGTCGTCGAGCTGTCCGCCCTGCGGTCGGCGGGAGACGTCCGCGAGCGGCTCCGGCATGCCCTCACGGACGTCGTCGAGGGCGCACGGGCCTACTTCACGTGCGAGCCGCCGCCGCCGGGGGAGCCCGCGCTCGAGCTGCCGGCGGCCGGGGAGCGGCGCGAGTGGCTCCTCGTGCACCCGCCCGGCCCCATGGCGCCGGCGGTGGCCGACGTCGCGGCGACGATGGTGGACGCGGCGCGCCGCTCGGTCGAGGGGATGATCGAGCGCAGCCGGCTGCACCACGCGGCCCGGCACGACGGGCTCACGGGACTGGCCAACCGCGGCCAGCTCGACGAGGTCGCCCGGCGGGAGCTGGCCCGGGCACGCCGGGAGGGCGGGCACCTGGCGCTGCTCTACCTGGACCTGGACGGCTTCAAGCAGGTCAACGACGAGTACGGGCACCGGGCCGGGGACGAGCTGCTCCGCCAGGTCGCGGACCGCATGCGCGCCGCGCTGCGCGAGGGCGACCTGCCCGCCCGGATCGGCGGCGACGAGTTCTGCGTGCTGCTCACGACCAGCGTGCGTGGGCCGGGTGACGTGGAGGCCGCCGTCCAGCGCCTCGTCGAGCAGGTGTCCTCGCCGTACCTCGTCGACGGCCGGGTGGTCACGGTCGGGGTGAGCATCGGCGCGGCCGGCCCGGAGGACGGTGCGCACGACTTCGAGGCGATGCTGCGGGCGGCGGACGCCAAGATGTACGCCGTCAAGCGCGGCGCGGACGGGCGCCGCCGGCCGCCGCCGCGGGCCCGGGCAGGATGA